Below is a genomic region from Actinoallomurus bryophytorum.
ACTACCCGATCCTCGGCGGGCCCCTCCGCGGCGCGTCGGCGTACCGTCGTGTCGACGAGCGGTGGGAGACCTTCGTCGTCGACGGCCTCGGCTGCCGATGCGTCTCCGACCAGCCGTGGGTGACCGGCGCGGAGACCAGTGAGCTCGTGCTCGCCCTGGACGCGATGGGCGACAAGGACCGGGCGCGGGAGCTCTTCGCGGCGATGCAGCATCTCCGCCACGAGGACGGGTCGTACTGGACGGGCTGGCAGTACGCCAACGAACGCCACTTTCCGGGCGACCGCTCGACCTACACGGCCGCCGCGGTGATCCTGGCCGCCGACGCTCTGGCCGACGGCTCACCGGCCGCCCGCATCTTCAAGCGGATCGCCGACCGCGACCTGGGCCCGTCCGACCCGTCCGACCCGGTCGCCTGCGGCTGCGAGGCCCCGTCTCTGGCCGACTCGGTCCAGACCCACCGCTGAGGACCGGCGCCGGTCCTCAGCCTCCGAGCGCCTAGCGGCGTTCGAGGACCCGTAGGGAGCCCTCGACGCGGCGTTCGGTCCAGAGGCCGGTCTCCAGGGCGCGCCGGTAGACGCGGTACGGCGCCTGCCCGCCGTCGGCCGGGTCGGGGAAGATGTCGTGGAAGGCCAGCGCGCCGCCGGGCATGACGTGGTGGGCCCAGCCGTCGTAGTCGGCCTGGGCGAGGTTCTCGGCGTGCCCGCCGTCGATGAAGAGCATGCCCAGCGGCGTGGCCCACAGCCTGGACACGGTGCCGGACGTGCCGACGACGGCGACGACGCGGTCTTCGAGGCCCGCCGACACGATCGTGGCGCGGAAGGTCGGCAGCGTGTCCATACGGCCGGTCGCCGGGTCGACCAGGGTGTCGTCGTGGTACTCCCAGCCGACCTGGTTCTCCTCCGAGCCATGGTGGTGGTCGACGGTGACGACCACCGAGTCGGCCCCGCGGGCCGCCGCGCCGAGATAGATCGCCGACTTGCCGCAGTAGGTGCCGACCTCGAGGATCGGGCCGCGTGCGCCGTACGCCAGGGCCGTCTCGTACAGCGCGAGTCCTTCGGCCACCGGCATGAAGCCCTTGGCCGCCTCGGCGGCGTCTCGCAGGCCGGTCGGCATCGCCTGGTCATCCACGCCGCGCACTCTAGCCCTACGCGGCCGTACAGCCGTACCCGGTCGTACACGCCGACAGCGCGTGCGGGTGGCCGCCTGTCACCATGGAACCCCCGAGAAACGGAGCCCGTGATGCCGCAGAGCCACGCCGCGTACGACCTCCTCGTCGTCGGTTCGGTCAACGCCGATCTCGTGGTGCGGGTCGACCGGCGCCCGGCGGCCGGGGAGACCGTGCTCGGCTCCGACCTGGAGATCCACCCGGGCGGCAAGGGCGCCAACCAGGCGGTGGCCGCCGCCCGGCTCGGCGGCGGGGTCGCCTTCCTCGGGCGTGCGGGCACGGACGGCAACGGCGATCTCGTACGCGACGCGCTGCGCGGCGACGGCGTGGACATCGGCCACCTGGTCACCACGTCCGCGCCGACCGGGGTGGCGCTGATCACCCTCGGCCCCGACGGGGACAACAGCATCATCGTCTCCCCCGGCGCCAACTCCCGTGTCTCCGCGGACGACGTCGCGTCGGCCGGGGCCCTGTTCTCCGCGGCCGCCGTGGTGTCGCTCCAGCTCGAGATCCCGCTGCCCACGGTGACGGCGGCCGCACGGGCCGCGGCCGGGGCGGGCGCACGGGTCGTGTTCAACCTCTCGCCCGCCGCCGAGGTGCCGGACGAGCTCCTCGCGTACTGCGACCCGCTGGTGGTCAACGAGCACGAGGCGGAGTTCCTCGGCGACCCGCGCCCGGAGGGCCTGCTCGCACGCGGTCCGCGGTCGGTGGTCATCACCCGTGGCGCGGACGGTGCCATCGTCGCCGACCGCTCGGGCGTCACCGAGGTGCCCAGCCCTCGTGTGGAGGTGGTGGACACGACCGGCGCGGGCGACGCGTTCACCGGTGCGCTGTCCCTGCGGCTCGCGCGAGGCGACGATCTGGCCACCGCCGCGCGCCTCGCCGCCCGCGTCGGCGCCGCGGCCGTGACCAGGCCCGGCGCGCAGAGTTCGTTCCCCTCCACGGGCGACCTGTAGACGGTCTTGCCGCCACAGACTGAAACGTGTTCTACTCTTCGGCGTGAGTCAGCGCTCGCGCATCGCGATGACGGACGACGAGGTCGGGGCCCCCATCGGCGAACGACCCGAGTCCCCGTTGGCGGCCATCGACGGCACACCTGACGCCGTACGGCACCGCCAGGATCCTGACAGACCCGAACGACGTTCGGTATGTTGGCTCCCAAGCCGTCCTGAGACCATCGCAAGCTGACCTGACCGGAGGGGAACAGCGTCATGGAAGTACGGGTCGACCCACTGGTCTGCGAGGCCAATGGTGTCTGTGTCGGGCTCGTCCCCGAGGTCTTCGACCTCGATGACGACGACGCGCTGCAGATCGCCCAGCCGACGCCGCCCGCGGAGCTGGCCGACCGCGTCCGGCACGCCGTACGGTCCTGCCCCAAGGCCGCGCTGACCCTCAACGAGGACTGAAACCCCGATCATCGGCCGGCCTCCGGGACCGGCCCCGTCCTGGAGGTACAAGGTGCGAGCAGCGGTCATCCAAGGTTCCGGGGTCAAAGAGGTCGAGCTCCGCGACGACGCGACGACGGTCGGCCCGGACCCCGCCGAGGTCAAGGTCAAGATCAAGGCGACCGGGGTCTGCCACTCCGACCTGTCCATTCTGAGCGGAACCCTGCCGAACAGCTATCCGGCCGTGCTCGGCCACGAGGCCGCCGGTGAGGTCATCGAGATCGGTGAGCACGTCAGCGAGGTCGCGGTCGGCGACCGCGTGGTCATCAGCTGGACGCCGTCCTGTGGCCTGTGCCCGGACTGCGTCGCCGGGCGGCCGTTCCTCTGCCTGAAGTACATCATCGAGGGCTACACCAAGCCGAGGT
It encodes:
- a CDS encoding ferredoxin codes for the protein MEVRVDPLVCEANGVCVGLVPEVFDLDDDDALQIAQPTPPAELADRVRHAVRSCPKAALTLNED
- a CDS encoding ribokinase, whose translation is MPQSHAAYDLLVVGSVNADLVVRVDRRPAAGETVLGSDLEIHPGGKGANQAVAAARLGGGVAFLGRAGTDGNGDLVRDALRGDGVDIGHLVTTSAPTGVALITLGPDGDNSIIVSPGANSRVSADDVASAGALFSAAAVVSLQLEIPLPTVTAAARAAAGAGARVVFNLSPAAEVPDELLAYCDPLVVNEHEAEFLGDPRPEGLLARGPRSVVITRGADGAIVADRSGVTEVPSPRVEVVDTTGAGDAFTGALSLRLARGDDLATAARLAARVGAAAVTRPGAQSSFPSTGDL
- a CDS encoding class I SAM-dependent methyltransferase, coding for MPTGLRDAAEAAKGFMPVAEGLALYETALAYGARGPILEVGTYCGKSAIYLGAAARGADSVVVTVDHHHGSEENQVGWEYHDDTLVDPATGRMDTLPTFRATIVSAGLEDRVVAVVGTSGTVSRLWATPLGMLFIDGGHAENLAQADYDGWAHHVMPGGALAFHDIFPDPADGGQAPYRVYRRALETGLWTERRVEGSLRVLERR